The DNA region ATCCCATCACATGCAAAACAATCCCGGAAGCCCCGTGAGGAGGCCTACCGGGGGACCCCGCTTGCGTCGGTTGTGTCCGGCATGAAGGCCATCGAGGAAAGGAGGCGTCATGAATAAGATCATCGAGCGCACCATGATTGTTCCCAATATGCACCTCCTCGAGGTTGAGGCCCCGGAGATCGCGTCAAAGATAAAGCCGGGACAATTTGTCATTGTCCGCGCGAACGACGAGGGCGAGCGGATCCCGCTTTCAGTGGCCGATTGGGACACGGAAAAGGGTACCATCACGATCATCTTCATGGAGGTTGGCGCGTCAACGGGCGCGCTGGCCTGTTTGAAGGCAGGAGACTCAGTGGCCACATGCGTCGGGCCGCTGGGCAATGCAACGGAGATAGGGCAATATGGCACCGTTATGGTTGTCGGCGGCTGCTACGGTATAGGCAGTCTCTATCCCGCGGTACGGGCGCTGAAGGATGCGGGGAACAAGATCATAACGGTCTTCGAGGCGCGGAGTTCCTACCTCATTTACTGGACCAATAAATTTGTCGCCCTTTCGGACAAGATCTTCAACATAACGCGGGACGGTAGCCTTGGCATGAAAGGGCACGTAACGCGGCTCTCGGATGTGATCAACAGCCTGCCGAACCCGCCTGACAGGATAATCGTCAACGGGTGTACCTATCTTATGGCGCATACCTCGGAGGTAACGAAAGATCTCGGGATACCGACGGTCGTCAATCTGAATCCGATCATGATCGACGGTACCGGGATGTGTGGCGTATGCCGTGTCACTATCGGAGATAAGATGAAATTTGCTTGTGTAGACGGCCCAGAGTTCAATGGTCATGAGGTCGATTGGAAGGAATTCCTGGCTCGGAGAAAGGCTTACATGAATGAAGAGACGATGTACTTCAGGCGCAGCGAACCAACCGTAGTCCATAAAGAGGGGAAATGTCACGAATGAGCGAAGAAAAGACTCCTGAAAAAACAAGCAAGATCGATTTAAACCGGAGAGATATGCCCAAGCAGTCTCCTGAAATGAGAAGCCATAACTTCAACGAGGTGGCGCTTGGCTACACGAAGGAGCTTGCCCTTGCCGAGGCGAGCCGCTGCCTGCAGTGCAAGAAACCGAGATGCGTCACCGGATGCCCCGTGGAGATCGATATCCCCGGTTTCATTGCCTGCGTTGTCAAAGGGGACTTTGCGGCGGGTATCAAAAAGCTCAAAGAAAAGAACTGTCTCCCCGCGGTAAGCGGACGGGTGTGTCCGCAGGAGAGCCAGTGCGAGTCGCAATGTATCCTGCGGAACAAGGGCGGCGAGATCGCGATAGGAAGGATTGAAAGATTCCTTGCGGACTGGGAGGCAGCGGAAGGCGTTGTCGATATCCCCGCGAGGGCGAACCTTACAGGGAAAAAGGTAGCTATTGTCGGTTCCGGGCCCGCGGGTGTTACCGTCGCTGGAGACCTGATCCTCCTGGGACACGAAGTGACGATCTTTGAGGCCCTCCATAAGGCGGGCGGTGTCCTGACGTACGGTATTCCTGAGTTTCGGCTTCCCAAGGCCGTGGTGGCAAGGGAAGTGGATTACGTCAGGAAGCTGGGGGTCAAGGTCATCACCGATTACGTGGTGGGGAAAACGCGTTCCATCGATGAGATCCTCCAGGAGTTTGATGCCGTTTTTGTCGGAACAGGCGCCGGACTTCCCTGGTTCATGGATATCCCCGGCGAGAACTTAAACGGGGTCTATTCGGCAAATGAGTATCTTACCCGCATGAACCTCATGCAGGGTTACAGATTTCCAAACTCGGCTACACCGATCAAGAGACACAAAAAGGTCGCAGTCGTCGGTGGCGGCAACGTGGCGATGGACTCGGCGAGGACGGCCCTAAGGATGGGGGCTGACGAGGTGCGGATCATCTACCGGCGTTCCCACGCAGAACTTCCTGCGCGGCTGGAGGAGAGCGAGAATGCCGAGGAAGAAGGCGTCATCTTCAACATGCTTACCCTGCCCGTCAAATACATCGGCGACGAGAACGGCTGGCTGAGGGAGATCGAATGTATCAAAATGGAGCTCGGAGAACCTGATGCATCAGGCAGGAGAAGACCTGTCGAGGTGCCCAATTCCAATTTCCGTATGGAGATGGATGCGGTGGTCTGTGCCATCGGCAACAGCCCCAACCCGCTGGTGCCTTCGACCACGCCGGGCCTCGAGACGACCCGCCACGGCACCCTCGTCGCTAATCAGGAAACGGGAAAGACGACCCGCGACAGGGTCTGGGCAGGCGGCGATATCGTTACCGGTGCGGCGACCGTCATCCTCGCAATGGGGGCGGGGAGAAAGGCTGCACGGGCTATCCACGAATTTCTAACAACAGGAAAGCAGTAAAGAGGGGGAACGGGGGGTATAGTAAGTCGTAACAAGCAGTTGAATCAATGAAAAACAGGGCTTGGGGGCCCTGTTTTTCATTGTACTATAAGGATGAGCATGGGTGTCGGGCTCTTCCCCGCAAACACGCTCATTCCGCTCCAGCGGCGCTGTTACCGGGGCTCACGTCGCCCCCTCCAGCAGCAAAGCTGCCGGAGCCACCCCTTCTCGCCCACGGTGTGGGCTGGTTTATGTCGCTCGCGTTCGGCTTCGGAACTTTTGCTTCGCAAAAGACCGAGCTTCCTCGCCTCACGACGGTTTGCTACAGGAAAGCCCGACACCAACGCTCCAACTATGTATCCGGGATAATTGTGATGATACAGCGAGGATTGTCTCGTTATATGACGAAATGTTCGAAGTCGTGTTTCGCGAAACGGTTCCCGGCGAACTGTATAGGAGCCGCAAGCCCCTTACGACTTATTGGCACTTACTTTGTCGTTCCTTCAGTCAGTGTTCCATTAATGAACTTATGAATAATACTTGATACATACGTTTGGTAAGGCAAGCCTTCTTTGACGGCCTTTCTTTGTAGTTCTATAAGGTCTCGTTCGGAAATCCGTATATTCAGTCTCTTGTCCTTTCTCAAGGTATTGCGAGCGTACTCTGCGAGTTCCTTTTTTCTCTTGGGAAGATCGGCAACAGGAACCCACTCACCCTTCTCGAAACTGTCCAGTATTTTTTTCTCTTCTCTTGTTAATTTAGTCTTCATGTTTTTCTCCAAGATATAGCTGCGTGGCCTTCCTGCTCGGGATAATAGTTTTCAGAAACAACTCTTCCTCATTCTCAACATAAGGAACAAGATATGCGTAATTGGCCACACCAATGACCATGATTCGTTGTCCGGGGTATGCTTTCTGATTGGGGTGCAGATAGTCGTCCAATATCTCACCCCTTTCAATGAAGAAAACCATATCCTCAAAACAAATTCCCCGTGACGCCTTGAGTGCCACACTTTTCTCCGTGTTCCAGTTTATATTTTTCACTAATCAATATTATCACATTGTGTGCATATTGGCAACATATTCGCACCCGCAGGTGGGCGCCAGGCTGTGCGAGATCAGCGGGAGGCCGATCTATGGCCGATTCGCTGCAACGACTTGTTGTGCTTTTGTTTAGTTGTAAATTCCTGTTCAATACGGTCGGAAAGAAATACTTTTACCAACGATTGGTAAGGCACATCGCGTTTATTGGCCAGTAATTTCAGATCTTCAAGCATAGCCTCCGGAAGACGCAGCGAAATTGTCTTTACCGATGGCTTTAAATTGGCAAGCTTCACCTTTTTTGCTTTTTTCCAATCAACGTATTCCGTTGAATCGTGGGTTTGCCAAAACTCCCTTTCCTCTTTCTCACTCTTAAACTGAGGGATTTTTTTCTTCATAGGATTCATATACCTTCCTCTCCTTCTTATTCATGTCTCTCGCGGAAACAACCCTTATTTTGTCTTTGCGAATCGTGAAGACCAGGAAGAGCAGCCTCCCTGAGTTGGTCTGACCAAGGACATAGGACCGACTTTCTGTCTCCGAGTGCTTTATGTCATCGCCGACGACAACAGGCACATTAAAGAAAGCCTGTTCGCATTCGACAGGCGTCACACCGTGCTTTCCAGTGATCTTATCAGAGTTGTGGATATCCCACTCAAATCCCGTGCACTGCAGCAAGCTGTCGATCATAACCTTTTAAAGTATATATCTATCATATACAAGTGTCAATATTCTAATGCAGAAACAAGACCTGTATCATTGAAGGAGCAAGTTTAAATGAGCAGTAAAATCAAAAATAAAGTTTGACCTCTCTGGTCCCGCTATTTCAAGCTGATGGCCTTGGCGGGACAGATCTCCTGGCAGCAGAAACAGGCGATGCATTTGTCCGGGTCCACTCGTGGGATGTGGTCATCCATCGACAGGGCGGATGCCGGGCACTGGCTGACACAGGAACCGCATCCGATGCACAG from Syntrophorhabdaceae bacterium includes:
- a CDS encoding sulfide/dihydroorotate dehydrogenase-like FAD/NAD-binding protein — its product is MNKIIERTMIVPNMHLLEVEAPEIASKIKPGQFVIVRANDEGERIPLSVADWDTEKGTITIIFMEVGASTGALACLKAGDSVATCVGPLGNATEIGQYGTVMVVGGCYGIGSLYPAVRALKDAGNKIITVFEARSSYLIYWTNKFVALSDKIFNITRDGSLGMKGHVTRLSDVINSLPNPPDRIIVNGCTYLMAHTSEVTKDLGIPTVVNLNPIMIDGTGMCGVCRVTIGDKMKFACVDGPEFNGHEVDWKEFLARRKAYMNEETMYFRRSEPTVVHKEGKCHE
- the gltA gene encoding NADPH-dependent glutamate synthase produces the protein MSEEKTPEKTSKIDLNRRDMPKQSPEMRSHNFNEVALGYTKELALAEASRCLQCKKPRCVTGCPVEIDIPGFIACVVKGDFAAGIKKLKEKNCLPAVSGRVCPQESQCESQCILRNKGGEIAIGRIERFLADWEAAEGVVDIPARANLTGKKVAIVGSGPAGVTVAGDLILLGHEVTIFEALHKAGGVLTYGIPEFRLPKAVVAREVDYVRKLGVKVITDYVVGKTRSIDEILQEFDAVFVGTGAGLPWFMDIPGENLNGVYSANEYLTRMNLMQGYRFPNSATPIKRHKKVAVVGGGNVAMDSARTALRMGADEVRIIYRRSHAELPARLEESENAEEEGVIFNMLTLPVKYIGDENGWLREIECIKMELGEPDASGRRRPVEVPNSNFRMEMDAVVCAIGNSPNPLVPSTTPGLETTRHGTLVANQETGKTTRDRVWAGGDIVTGAATVILAMGAGRKAARAIHEFLTTGKQ
- a CDS encoding BrnA antitoxin family protein; this translates as MKKKIPQFKSEKEEREFWQTHDSTEYVDWKKAKKVKLANLKPSVKTISLRLPEAMLEDLKLLANKRDVPYQSLVKVFLSDRIEQEFTTKQKHNKSLQRIGHRSASR
- a CDS encoding BrnT family toxin — translated: MIDSLLQCTGFEWDIHNSDKITGKHGVTPVECEQAFFNVPVVVGDDIKHSETESRSYVLGQTNSGRLLFLVFTIRKDKIRVVSARDMNKKERKVYESYEEKNPSV